Proteins co-encoded in one Dasypus novemcinctus isolate mDasNov1 chromosome 6, mDasNov1.1.hap2, whole genome shotgun sequence genomic window:
- the NSMCE4A gene encoding non-structural maintenance of chromosomes element 4 homolog A yields the protein MSGDSSGRRAEGRSRGRGRDRHRDRSRSRSRSPLSPGSRRSAAPERREAQERPSLEEAEPSDSGDEGLDPASLEAETDHGLCRQIRHQYRALINSVQQNREDILNASDKLTEVLEEANTLFNGVSRAREAVLDAQFLVLASDLGKEKAKQLRSDLNSFDMLRYVETLLTHMGVNPLEAEELIRDEDSSDFEFIVYDSWKISGKTAENIFNKTHTFHFLLGSIQGEVPVPKPRVDRPKRVHMIEEQRAMPAQLKRMEESHQEATEKEVERILGLLQTYFREDPDTPMSFFDFVIDPHSFPRTVENIFHVSFIIRDGFARIRLDQDRLPIIEPVNINEETEGIDQNTQIRNQGIIALSYRDWEEIVKTFEISEPVIASSQSLQRLSV from the exons ATGTCGGGAGACAGCAGCGGCCGCCGGGCCGAGGGCCGGAGCCGAGGCCGGGGCCGCGACCGGCACCGGGACCGCAGCCGCTCCCGCAGCCGCTCCCCGCTGTCGCCCGGGTCCCGCCGCAGCGCTGCGCCGGAGCGCAGGGAGGCCCAGGAGCGCCCGAGCTTGGAGGAGGCAGAACCGTCGGACTCCGGGGACGAGGGGCTGGACCCGGCGAGCTTGGAGGCGGAGACCGACCACGGCCTGTGCCGCCAGATCCGCCATCAGTACCGCGCGCTCATCAACTCAGTCCAAC aaaatcGGGAGGATATACTGAATGCCAGCGACAAATTAACAGAAGTCCTTGAAGAGGCCAACACTCTGTTTAATGGAG TCTCCCGAGCAAGAGAAGCAGTTCTAGATGCCCAGTTCCTTGTTTTGGCTTCAGATTtgggaaaagagaaagcaaagcagCTGCGCTCTGATCTCAACTCCTTTGACATGTTAAGATATGTTGAAACGCTA CTCACACACATGGGTGTAAATCCGCTGGAGGCTGAAGAACTCATCCGCGATGAAGACAGTTCTGATTTTGAATTCATAGTCTATGATTCCTGGAAAATATCGGGCAAAACAGCAGAAAACATCTTTAATAAAACCCATACATTCCACTTTCt GTTGGGTTCGATACAAGGAGAGGTACCTGTGCCAAAGCCACGCGTCGATCGTCCGAAGAGAGTTCATATGATAGAAGAGCAGAGGGCTATGCCTGCCCAG ttaaaaagaatggaagaatCTCATCAAGAAGCAACagaaaaagaagtagaaagaatcTTGGGATTGTTGCAAACCTATTTTCGAGAAGATC CTGATACACCTATGTCCTTCTTTGACTTTGTGATTGACCCACATTCGTTTCCCCGTACGGTAGAAAACATCTTTCATGTTTCCTTCATTATAAGG GATGGTTTTGCAAGAATAAGACTTGACCAAGACCGACTGCCAATAATAG AGCCTGTTAATATTAACGAAGAAACTGAGGGAATTGACCAAAACACCCAGATTAGGAATCAAGGAATCATAGCTTTGAGTTACCGGGACTGGGAG GAGATTGTGAAGACCTTTGAGATTTCAGAACCTGTGATTGCTTCCAGTCAGAGCCTGCAGAGACTAAGTGTTTGA